A window from Mixophyes fleayi isolate aMixFle1 chromosome 12, aMixFle1.hap1, whole genome shotgun sequence encodes these proteins:
- the ZFYVE21 gene encoding zinc finger FYVE domain-containing protein 21 isoform X2 encodes MSTDRDAKKLVRSPSGLRMLPENRALSSPFCLEEPQWVPDKECPRCMHCEAKFDFLNRKHHCRRCGKCFCDKCCSKKVPLPRMCFVDPVRQCGECSVISQKEMEFYDRQLKVLMNGAAFCITQGSSEKSENIVCRLSNNHRYLFVDGDNHYEIEVARVSTVQILTEGFTPGGGNSRATGMLLQYKTPGCDDLLQMKFTTSEDFNCNKNMSASWLAAMHKAAKLLYESRDQ; translated from the exons atGTCCACCGACCGCGATGCGAAGAAGCTGGTCCGGTCTCCCAGCGGGCTCCGTATGCTGCCCGAGAACCGGGCGCTCAGCAGCCCCTTCTGCCTGGAGGAGCCGCAGTGGGTGCCGGATAAAGAG TGTCCTCGATGTATGCATTGTGAAGCCAAGTTTGACTTTCTAAATAGGAAG CACCACTGCCGCCGCTGCGGTAAATGCTTCTGTGACAAATGCTGCAGTAAGAAGGTCCCTCTCCCCCGCATGTGCTTTGTGGATCCAGTGCGCCAGTGTGGAGAATGTTCCGTCATCTCGCAGAAAGAGATGGAGTTCTATGACCGGCAACTGAAAGTGCTGATGAACG GCGCTGCGTTCTGTATCACCCAGGGATCTTCGGAGAAGTCAGAAAACATTGTGTGTCGACTTTCAAACAATCACAG atatctgttCGTGGATGGAGACAACCATTATGAAATTGAAGTTGCTCGAGTCTCCACAGTCCAGATACTGACAGAAGGGTTTACTCCTGGGG GAGGGAACAGTCGTGCCACCGGGATGCTGCTTCAGTATAAAACCCCAGGCTGCGATGACCTCTTACAGATGAAGTTTACAACAAGTGAAGACTTTAATTGCAACAAAAACATGTCTGCATCCTGGCTGGCTGCAATGCACAAG
- the ZFYVE21 gene encoding zinc finger FYVE domain-containing protein 21 isoform X1 yields the protein MSTDRDAKKLVRSPSGLRMLPENRALSSPFCLEEPQWVPDKECPRCMHCEAKFDFLNRKHHCRRCGKCFCDKCCSKKVPLPRMCFVDPVRQCGECSVISQKEMEFYDRQLKVLMNGAAFCITQGSSEKSENIVCRLSNNHRYLFVDGDNHYEIEVARVSTVQILTEGFTPGDIHTYTSLLESQCITEGGNSRATGMLLQYKTPGCDDLLQMKFTTSEDFNCNKNMSASWLAAMHKAAKLLYESRDQ from the exons atGTCCACCGACCGCGATGCGAAGAAGCTGGTCCGGTCTCCCAGCGGGCTCCGTATGCTGCCCGAGAACCGGGCGCTCAGCAGCCCCTTCTGCCTGGAGGAGCCGCAGTGGGTGCCGGATAAAGAG TGTCCTCGATGTATGCATTGTGAAGCCAAGTTTGACTTTCTAAATAGGAAG CACCACTGCCGCCGCTGCGGTAAATGCTTCTGTGACAAATGCTGCAGTAAGAAGGTCCCTCTCCCCCGCATGTGCTTTGTGGATCCAGTGCGCCAGTGTGGAGAATGTTCCGTCATCTCGCAGAAAGAGATGGAGTTCTATGACCGGCAACTGAAAGTGCTGATGAACG GCGCTGCGTTCTGTATCACCCAGGGATCTTCGGAGAAGTCAGAAAACATTGTGTGTCGACTTTCAAACAATCACAG atatctgttCGTGGATGGAGACAACCATTATGAAATTGAAGTTGCTCGAGTCTCCACAGTCCAGATACTGACAGAAGGGTTTACTCCTGGGG ATATTCACACATACACCAGCCTGTTGGAGAGCCAGTGCATTACTGAAG GAGGGAACAGTCGTGCCACCGGGATGCTGCTTCAGTATAAAACCCCAGGCTGCGATGACCTCTTACAGATGAAGTTTACAACAAGTGAAGACTTTAATTGCAACAAAAACATGTCTGCATCCTGGCTGGCTGCAATGCACAAG